GAACACAGGAGAATTTTCCAAGGAAGAAATCTCTCATGGGTCGAGATTAAACTAGAACGAAAGAAGACATTTTTGCAGTGGACGAAGGCTTCTGGTTTCTCCATTTGTACTATCTTTTCTCTCGCTTAATCTACTGCCAAAACTCCTGCAGTTACTTTCAAAATAAGCTCTGATGTTGTTTTGAATTTCTGATGTTTTTTTTCGTTGACGTTTATGTGCCTTACAATGAACAATAAAATTCCTTACATACTAATATTTTTAGCACGAGTGATCTCTGTTTACTTTGCTAGCATATCTCTTTCAATTATTCTATTGGCTTAGTGGGTTCAATCAATTTTAAGCTGGGAAACATCGTTGACGTTTATGTGCCTTCCGATGAGCAACCATTAACCTAGAACCACAAAGAGGCAAGCTTTGCTTTTCCTCGGCTATTCCTAATAATTTTCTAATAGAGGAAACCGTGCAACCTATTTAATTAGTTGGACCACTAGCATAATCCAAGCAACGGTGCTTGTTGTGAGCTACAATCCATCGTAGAAACGCATGTGTAAACAAGAAAGTTGTAGTATCCACCTCTAAGATACTCCGTCACCTAGTGGAAGAATCTTACAAGAACTTTGCATTCTCATTTGCGCCGGCGGCGTGTCGCCGCAAATGTACACGTCACAAAAAGGAAATCCTGAAAACCATTCTTTTTTGAAAGAATCTAATAAATGAGACTTTCTCTTTTTATAATTAAATTTATCCAAGTATGcaaaatatacttttagatTGTTTAATTTTGGAGGGGAGGACAGTGTTTGTAGAGACTAGAGAACATGTAACAGCCGACCAAAATTATTCTTCTTGGTCGCGTAGAAGAGGCTCTAAAAAACAATGGACGTGAAGAGACCTTTTGAGACTCTGTGCTCGTCAGTTGCTTGGAGGTCCGTCTTGGCGTGTCTACGCCTTCTTATTATTTCTTTAAGGCATTTCTTCCAAAACAAACTATTGGATGAGAAGATGTttgtaaaaaaaactaaaagtaCAATTAAAAGGTAAAACCATGCATTTTATGTGTTAATGGGCGTGAATTCGTTTTTGGATGCTAATACGACTTCATGTACTCcgttcgttccaaattgtaaataataatatctatggacttagaaaagtcaaaatgacctacaatttgaaacggatggagtatatttTTTCCAAACATTGTGAAGTGTGTAAATAATTTATCTACCACTAGGCCCTGTACGTTCATCTATATGGTTCAGGTGGGTGCCTCGCCCGTTGTTTCGTCGAAAAAACTATTCATCTCTAGCATGCAATTAGTGGAAATAGATTGGTGAAAGTTTACCTTCCCCCCATTTGATAACCTTTCTTTGGAGTTTTTTTAGGGCAACCTTTCTTTAGAGTTCGATAGCTTATAATTAACCACAATCAAACGAGTGTCTTGGAGTAATTGGTTACACCTAGTTTTGCATGGATATAACGAAAGGTTCGACTGATCCAAACGACGAATTTGGAGTACATTTCTGTTCCTCTGTAGAAAAACAATATGTTCTTAAATTGTCTATTTGAAAGGGACAAATGTTTATAGTGGACCACATCCAAGAACTGAACAAAGCATCTGCATATTCTCATTCCTAGTAGAACTATGTACGGCATAGGCACCTCCAGCAAGCTTGGTCCTTGTTTTCTTCTTCGTTGGTTTTGTTTGAAGAAAACCACAGTGTCCAAGGTATCAAGACATGAAGATCCTTATTCGGGTCAAATGGCACACGCTCCACCTTTCTCTTGGCCTCTTTCGGTTCTCCTGTATTCATCGTCTACCCAAGGTATCACTAAACATGCAAAAACATTCTCTAGAACCCGCATGGCCGCATAAGATTAAAATAGTATAGTTGTGTCAGCACAATACAGTTCtgcagtttctttttttttattaaattaatGTACATTCTTGGTTCTAAAACACACACCACTCGCGAGCTGAGTGTACTGAATCTTAATTATAATTGTTTTTGGCGAGGAGTGCTGAATCTTAATTGTTACACGGTAAATCCACCAACTAGTCACACATGGTCTCATTTAAGTTGTACTAACAACtgtgagataaaaaaaaagttacataACTGCTTGTATATTTTGCACAGAGTTATAATAAAATGGGTACCATATAGGACCAACACAACTTTTTTgaggaattttttttctcttaggAATTACCAAAACAACTATGATAAACCTTCCGTAGCAGTGCTCATAGTTGAAGAGCTAAAGAGAAAAAtatcacaaaaataaaaaatacttgCAAGTAATACAGTCCACACTTGTTCTTTTTTCTCCCTAGGTACGGTCCAAGTTGACAGCAGAATGCCATTGGACAATTGGAGCCATTGGACGACCGGGCAGGCGCAGCTCTGTTTCTTTGGTGGCGTGCGCCTCCCTTTCCCTTCGCTTTGCAGCCTCCAGTTAATTAATTAAATTCGAGCTTGATGGCTGCGCGATTGACCAATGGGGCCCCCgggggtcgccgtcgccgcatcTTCCCGTTGCGGgggccaccggccaccacccCCCATGCTTCCTCCTTGGGTTTGTCCACGTGATTAATTTTAAATCACTGCCCGGTCAAAACAATGAGGGAATTATTTTGTAGTTTCGCAGAGTCTCCTAGAGGAAAATACTCCCCGGCTCATAAACACATCAAATACCCCTCGTTTTGGACACTGATATCATTTCTCATCAAAGTTTTGTgctaattttcatgtgaaagAGATGATAGATCGAGGGGAATGCATATTATTTAACCTGCCAATTTCCCGTATCAAATGTTGCATGTACGTGACCGTCTGCGTCAGACTTGAAGCATAAAACTTTTACAAGGGGTGAAAAATCTCAAATACTCGGAAGAACATGATTGTAGATTCAAATAATGCCACAATTTTTAGTTAACATTAAGGCATTGATGAATAAATGATTTATATAAATTTTCTGACTTATTTCACAAAGGATTTCATGGGTTTAGTAACTTTCGATTAATTCTTAATGGCGTTTAGGAAATAATGTTTGAAAGATTTGGTGATGCCACAAATTTTTGTTACAACAAGGCATCGATGACTAATTGTTCAATCTAATTTATCAAATTATTTCATAAAGTGCTTTGAAGCgtccatttttttttagaaaaagaacaAACAACGGGAGAAAGAGAAACGAGCTGAGAATCCGAGGGCCGAATTCCACGCGCTCTCCGACTCCGATACCGAAAATACCGACTCCCGCCGTCCTGTCCTGCACGCGCAAGCCACAAATGCACCACTGTGGCACTGTCCCCCTTTCCTGGCCCCCCGCCCCGGCTATATAAATCCGGCACTCGATTGCCCGCCTTCTCGCACCAATCCCAAGTCTCACAAAGAACAAGAATTCCAGTCCTCCCCTCCCCGGCAATTCCGGCGAATTCAATCGTCGGATAGTCGCTCTCCTCCGATCGATCGGTCAAGTTTCCTTAGTACTGTGCTGCGATCGATGGAGaccgccaccgtcgtcgtcgcgccGGCTCCGGTGGccatcacgccgccgccgcagcacaaGCTTTTGGAACTGAAGTCTTCCTTTGCCCCCGCGGCGaaatcgtcgccgccggcgaggaaggcCAAGCCGGCGGCCAAGAAGAAGCTtgccggcggctgcggcgggtaCGTCCTCGAGGACGTCCCGCACCTCACCGACTATCTCCCAGAGCTCAAGgtgagtcttcttcttcttcacaaaaagagagagagagagagatttctTTAACCAATACCGTAGATTGCTTTTGCTCACGTTCTTGATTTGCTATTCCTCTGCAGAGCTACCCGAATCCCCTGCAAGACCACCCTGCCTACTCTGTTGTCAAGTAAGTAACAATCTGAATCGGGATATCCCCTTAATTCTGTGTTCTGTTCGTCGCTCCAAATTCGATCCCAGTTTCGATCGGTTTTCTCAATAATCGTGTTGATGTTCCGGTGTCGCAGGCAGTACTTCGTGAACCCTGACGACACGGTGGCGAAGAAGATCGTGGTGCACAAGAGCAGCGCGCGGGGGACGCACTTCCGGCGCGCCGGCCCGCGGCAGCGCGTCTACTTCCAGCCCGGCgaggtgacggcggcgatcgTCACCTGCGGCGGGCTCTGCCCTGGCCTCAACACCGTCATCCGCGAGCTCGTCTGCGGCCTCCACGACATGTACGGCGTCACCAGCGTGCTCGGCATCGAGGGCGGCTACAAGGGCTTCTACGCGCGCAAcaccgtggagctcaccccgcGGTCCGTCAACGACATCCACAAGCGCGGCGGCACGGTGCTGGGCACCTCCCGCGGCGGGCAGGACACGGCCAAGATCGTGGACAGCATCCAGGACCGCGGCATCAACCAGGTGTACATcatcggcggcgacggcacgcAGAAGGGCGCGGCGTCGATCCACGAGGAGGTCCGGCGGCGCGGGCTCAGGTGCGCCGTGGTCGGCGTGCCCAAGACCATCGACAACGACATCGCCGTCATCGACAAGTCGTTCGGGTTCGACACCGCCGTCGAGGAGGCGCAGCGCGCCATCAACGCGGCGCACGTCGAGGCCGAGAGCGCCGAGaacggcgtcggcgtcgtcaaGCTCATGGGCCGGAACAGCggcttcatcgccatgtacgcCACGCTCGCCAGCCGCGACGTCGACTGCTGCCTCATCCCGGAGTCGCCATTCTACCTCGACGGCAAGGGCGGCCTGCTCGAGTTCGTCGAGAAGCGCCTCCGGGACAACGGCCACATGGTCATCGTCGTGGCCGAGGGCGCCGGCCAGGACCTGATCGCCAAGAGCATTAACCTCGCCGACACCCACGACGCCTCCGGCAACAAGGTCCTCCTCGACGTCGGCCTCTGGCTCTCCCAGAAGATCAAGGAGCACTTCAAGAGGAAGGCCAACAACTTCCCCATAACGCTCAAGTACATCGACCCGACCTACATGATCCGCGCCGTGCCGTCCAACGCCTCCGACAACGTCTACTGCACGCTGCTGGCGCACAGCGCCCTCCACGGCGCCATGGCGGGGTACACCGGCATCACCGTCGCGCCGGTGAACGGAAGGCACGCCTACATCCCCTTCTACGTAAGTCCCTCTGGTCATGGATTTGCTTGCAAGCTTTTTCTCAATCTCAGCAGTGAATAATTAACACCGATTGAAATGATGAAACTTGCAGAGGATCACCGAGAAGCAGAACAAGGTGGTGATCACGGACCGGATGTGGGCGCGGGTGCTGTGCTCGACGAACCAGCCTTGCTTCCTGACGCACGAGGACGTCGAGGGGGCGAGGCAGGACGACGAGGAGCCACACCTGCCGCTCGTCGAGGGCGAGAACGCGCTGGTCAGGAGCCCGTCGACGATGTGCAACGGCAACGGCCACCTCTGCAGTGGCGCGGCATGAATGAAGATTCGAGGCGCAGGCTCAATTATATTAATTCACATGTGTTGATGTAAAATGAATGAAGGAGGGTCCCAATGTGGTTGTGATTGTAGGTTTTCTTCATAACTTCCTTTTGTTCATTCCTTTTGAATGAACCGATCGATGTGGCACATACTCCTAGCCCTCCAAGGAGTAGggttttttcttttgtgttaGGGTTTAGGAGTACGTGCCACATCGAGTAAGAACAGAGCATCTTCCTAGCCCTCCTATCGTCACTCCCACTCCTCTTCCCGTCATCAATTTAAGCCATGGCCGAACCACTTTCATCTGAATGAACCGCCGTGCCAGGCTTTGATGTCAATGATCCTGTTGAAGTAAATGGCCGCCATGACGACGTCCGCCTCGCGTACCTCCACCTCGGAGGCATTATTTCTATTCTAAAAATATTATTATAGCTTATGTGGACGGAGCCACAAAGTGCCAATTAAATAGGGGAACATATAGCTATAACAATTAACAAAACATCACCCAGTGTCACGCTACTCGTCAACGAGAATTAGGTATTAAAATATTGTTGCGATTTTAGATTTTCTCTTGATTTTTGTGAAGACATCACACACATGCACTGACTTGAATTGTTCCACTGAATATTTTGAATTCAACACAATTTTGAAGAGAATTGGCACGGTTGGCCCTCTCTAACAAAGAAAAAACGAGTTTCTTGCTCCGCCTCCACCCATATGAGTACATCTAAGAGGTCGACGAAGTCACCACAAATATCTCTTATCGCGTGGCCCGTTGTTTACTGTGCCATAACCTTGTGAACAGGTCCTATCACAAATAATCTAGCGGAGCCATCGGTTGCATTAACAAAATAATGCACGCAGATACTTCCTcgccaaaaaaaatattgtacgcAGATACCCTAATGCACATTCAAATGACAACATGCATCAATTTAATTATTAGATTATTGCTTGTCCTCTCAACATGAATACACAATAGTCCGGATGGCCTCACATCTGGCGACGAGACGGCGGGACAGTGTAACCTGCGCAATCGGACCCCGTGGCCAAGCCGTTCCCGCACTTTCTTGTCACTACAGCCCACATCCATAACGCGATACTTGCCTTATCCACCTCCATAAACTGTTGGCAAATGTCTGCAACATTTACTTCTCTCACTTTCTCGCAGCAGGGACCACCATGTTTCACGTCCCAGGGTGATCCTAAGTTTTTCGCAATGTTATGCCTACACTCATGCATGTTTTCGTCTTTGAGGTGCCGCACAATGTACGAGgagcaagaggaagaggagacgGCTGCTAAGATGACGATGAGGCAGCAGCGTAGGTACGCTCCTGTCACTCTTGCATTGCCAgccatcctttttcttggttGTGATCTATCTGTTGGTGCTGGTGCACTCTGCTTGTCTATATATGTTacgggtctgttcgcttcagcttataagccggctgaaaagctgaaacggctgatttgttgtgagagaaaaatactgtttgatggctgataagccggctgaacaagctgaaacgaacaggtcCGTAGCTGCTCGGCAGCCCCTTTCAAGCAATCGCGCATTCATTTCAATACCTATCTCTTCATCTATTACCAAGGTATCCCATGGTTCCAGCACACATCCTGAAGAGATGATACGATGCTAGGATTGATGCATTATGCTCTTAGTTTATTCCATATAAAATCTAGGATATGTTTTCATTTCAATCGTTTGTGCTAGATATATTCCATATAGTTTCGGACGACGATATAGCCTCATTTGTTAAGTAAGATTATTGATAAATAACTATGATATAGTCTTTTCTGGTTTATATTTTATACTATATGCTATATGTTTGGTTGGTTTGACATCGATCTTATTGTTAAGATTTTGAGCATGTATGGACCTAAGAGATATTATGAAAACCTGTATAGTGGACACGTATAGCGCGGAAGCGAGAGGTTGAAGAAAAGAGAGGAGGCCATCTAGAGTTAACGAAGTGCTCAATGTTTAAGAAAAATGAAGTGTTCGAATGGAGCCAAACGGAGAAGCAAGTAGCAGTAAAATAGTAATCCAGTCCGTAAAATTGGTTTGCTAGTAAAACGCTTCGTGTCAATAGTAATTTTAGAGGCAATTTTTTTTAACCATCCTTTACATCATACACATCCAAATCTCTTTTATTCTGCATTAAATCTACCAGCCTCAGTACACTATTATGCTTAGTTAGGTGCTGCTCTAATGAATAAACAATCAAGATCACTTGTGATGAGCATCGATCTGAACAGAATAGCAGCTTTTTGTTTGCCAAGGTCTTGTACTGTGCTAATTAAGATAAGTGATCCTCTACTGTTCATAAGTGAAAAACTACACTATTATGCTTATTTTGGTGCTACTTTACTAAATAAACAATCAAGATCACTTGTGTTATGCGTGCCATCCACTAATATGACACTGGTAGCATTTTGAGTGCTTGTATGACATTTCCTTTTTCTGTTAATTTTGGTGGAAATTGTCACTGATTCCATGCCATATTGACTTTTAGACAGTTTTGGAAGAAATGCTAGGAGGGTTCCTTGAAGCCGATTACAAGTGTTCATGATTTTTGTGTTGTTTTGAGTATGTGGAGATGAAATATTTTGCACTCAACCTAAATGGCTGCAAGCTTGGTCGTATGGCTATGAGCTTGTTGGTCGTAGTGAATTGTGGTATTTTGATCGATCTCAAATGGTAGACGTAGACTTCATGCTTGCTGCTGGTAGATGTGGACCTAAATGGCTGCGAGCTTGGTTGTATGGCTGTTTTGCTCATAGATGCAGACTTCATGCTGGTTGTGAGCTTTGTTGATTAGTTTGTAGTACTATTCTTGGCTGTGAGCTAGCTTTGTTGATCGGTTAGTTTGATGCACAATGTGACATTGTTGGCTGGACTACTAGCTCATGTATGGATGACTTAATATCAATGTTACATGCTTTTCAATGAATCGACGCAATATGTTCCCACTCTAATGATCTTGTGATGCTTGTGTATGCACTGGTGATAGAATAATTTTTAGAATCATATAAAAACATGTAAATATATGTTGTGTCCAGTTCAATAGATCTCGTTGGATTATTGGTCATTATTTCTATAGCGTGCATTGGACTGTTAGTCGGTATAAATTTATACCGACGCCACTTATAATAACGTAGAGTTATAGTCGGCACAACTCTATACCGACCGATGATTCGTCCCTGCAACGACCTATATACCGACCTATATACCGACTACGTAACCCGCGCAGTCGTGCCCTGTGGCCAGGGCGTTCTCGCACTTCCTCGTAACCTTAACCCATTTCCACAGCTCGATTTTGGCCTTGTCATCCTCCGTAAACTCCTGGCAGATCTCCACGAC
This sequence is a window from Setaria italica strain Yugu1 chromosome III, Setaria_italica_v2.0, whole genome shotgun sequence. Protein-coding genes within it:
- the LOC101756322 gene encoding ATP-dependent 6-phosphofructokinase 6, which translates into the protein METATVVVAPAPVAITPPPQHKLLELKSSFAPAAKSSPPARKAKPAAKKKLAGGCGGYVLEDVPHLTDYLPELKSYPNPLQDHPAYSVVKQYFVNPDDTVAKKIVVHKSSARGTHFRRAGPRQRVYFQPGEVTAAIVTCGGLCPGLNTVIRELVCGLHDMYGVTSVLGIEGGYKGFYARNTVELTPRSVNDIHKRGGTVLGTSRGGQDTAKIVDSIQDRGINQVYIIGGDGTQKGAASIHEEVRRRGLRCAVVGVPKTIDNDIAVIDKSFGFDTAVEEAQRAINAAHVEAESAENGVGVVKLMGRNSGFIAMYATLASRDVDCCLIPESPFYLDGKGGLLEFVEKRLRDNGHMVIVVAEGAGQDLIAKSINLADTHDASGNKVLLDVGLWLSQKIKEHFKRKANNFPITLKYIDPTYMIRAVPSNASDNVYCTLLAHSALHGAMAGYTGITVAPVNGRHAYIPFYRITEKQNKVVITDRMWARVLCSTNQPCFLTHEDVEGARQDDEEPHLPLVEGENALVRSPSTMCNGNGHLCSGAA